A genomic region of Glycine max cultivar Williams 82 chromosome 15, Glycine_max_v4.0, whole genome shotgun sequence contains the following coding sequences:
- the LOC100816527 gene encoding cysteine proteinase inhibitor 1, producing MRHHCLLLVSLVLVSYAARSESALGGWSPIKDVNDSHVAEIANYALSEYDKRSGAKLTLVKVVKGETQVVSGTNYRLVLKAKDGSATASYEAIVWEKPWLHFMNLTSFKPLH from the coding sequence ATGAGACATCACTGCCTCCTTCTGGTCTCCCTGGTGTTGGTCTCCTACGCTGCCCGGTCGGAATCAGCGCTGGGCGGCTGGAGCCCCATCAAGGACGTAAACGACAGCCACGTGGCGGAGATCGCCAACTACGCGCTGAGCGAGTACGACAAGCGTTCTGGGGCCAAGCTCACCCTTGTCAAGGTCGTCAAGGGCGAGACTCAGGTCGTTTCCGGCACCAACTACCGTCTCGTCCTCAAAGCCAAGGATGGATCCGCCACGGCCAGTTACGAAGCCATCGTCTGGGAGAAGCCTTGGCTCCATTTCATGAATCTCACTTCCTTCAAACCCCTTCATTAA